A genomic segment from Dietzia psychralcaliphila encodes:
- a CDS encoding acyl-CoA dehydrogenase family protein — MPDLNDEESYLIATVRQFIDRDVKPSVLELEHANEYPERWIEQMKQIGIYGLAVPEEYGGTPVSMPCYVRVTEELARGWMSLAGAMGGHTVVAKLLTEFGTEEQKATYLPTMATGELRATMALTEPGGGSDLQGMSTVAKPDGEDLVITGAKTWISNARRSGLIALLCKTDPAATPTHTGISIVLVEHGPGLTVSRDLPKLGYKGVETCELAFDGYRTPATQVLGGEPGRGFAQMMKGLETGRIQVASRALGVAAAALEDSLAYAQQRESFGQPIWKHQAIGHHLANMATKLSAARQLTLHAAERSDAGERCDMEAGMAKLFASEVGMEIALDAVRIHGGYGYSTEYDVERYFRDAPLMIVGEGTNEIQRNVIASQLVSRGGLS; from the coding sequence GTGCCGGATCTGAACGACGAAGAGTCCTATCTGATCGCGACCGTGCGCCAGTTCATCGACCGCGACGTCAAGCCGTCCGTGCTCGAGTTGGAACACGCGAACGAGTACCCGGAGCGCTGGATCGAACAGATGAAGCAGATCGGGATCTACGGCCTGGCCGTGCCCGAGGAGTACGGCGGGACGCCGGTCTCGATGCCCTGCTACGTGCGCGTCACCGAGGAACTCGCCCGCGGCTGGATGTCGCTCGCCGGGGCCATGGGCGGGCACACGGTGGTGGCCAAGCTCCTCACCGAGTTCGGGACCGAGGAACAGAAGGCCACCTATCTCCCGACGATGGCCACGGGTGAACTGCGGGCGACGATGGCGCTGACCGAGCCCGGCGGGGGGTCCGACCTGCAGGGCATGAGCACCGTCGCGAAGCCCGACGGCGAGGACCTGGTGATCACCGGCGCCAAGACGTGGATCTCCAACGCGCGCCGCTCCGGCCTCATCGCCCTGTTGTGCAAGACGGACCCGGCGGCCACTCCCACGCACACGGGGATCTCGATCGTGCTGGTCGAGCACGGACCCGGACTGACGGTATCCAGAGATCTACCCAAGCTCGGGTACAAGGGCGTCGAGACGTGCGAGTTGGCCTTCGACGGTTATCGCACGCCCGCCACACAGGTGCTCGGCGGCGAGCCCGGACGTGGATTCGCCCAGATGATGAAGGGCCTCGAGACCGGGCGGATCCAGGTGGCGAGCCGCGCCCTCGGCGTGGCCGCGGCCGCGCTCGAGGACTCGCTCGCGTACGCGCAGCAGCGTGAGTCGTTCGGGCAACCGATCTGGAAGCACCAGGCGATCGGCCATCATCTGGCCAACATGGCCACCAAGCTCTCCGCCGCCCGCCAACTCACGCTGCACGCCGCCGAGCGTTCCGATGCCGGCGAGCGCTGCGACATGGAGGCGGGGATGGCCAAGCTCTTCGCGTCCGAGGTCGGCATGGAGATCGCACTCGACGCGGTCCGTATCCACGGCGGCTACGGGTATTCGACCGAGTACGACGTGGAGCGCTATTTCCGCGACGCGCCCCTGATGATCGTCGGCGAGGGCACCAACGAGATCCAACGCAACGTCATCGCATCCCAACTGGTGTCACGAGGAGGACTGTCATGA
- a CDS encoding FadR/GntR family transcriptional regulator, whose product MSSGSGGTRPGVGRPKKTALIVAQQIVEDISRRGNTVGDRLPPEHLMLEEYGVGRGTLRESLRYLELQGVIMLKPGPGGGPIVQQPDGGTLAATLSLLLQFENAPFSTIMEARAALEPSIARLATTRIDDAGLERLAENLRVAREQIGDQAVFSAQSERFHELIAWGSGNALFGYLFDALTGLIAGASMGITYPRRQRELTCDIHDEIYAAIADRDADAASRLMSVHIHEHTTYLEKRFHAALAQPIRWELDG is encoded by the coding sequence ATGAGTTCAGGCAGCGGCGGCACACGCCCGGGGGTCGGTCGACCCAAGAAGACGGCGCTCATCGTGGCCCAGCAGATCGTCGAGGACATCTCCCGGCGCGGGAACACGGTGGGTGACCGACTGCCGCCGGAGCACCTCATGCTGGAGGAGTACGGGGTCGGCCGCGGCACGCTCCGTGAGTCGCTGCGCTACCTGGAACTCCAGGGAGTCATCATGCTCAAGCCGGGCCCGGGTGGCGGGCCCATCGTGCAGCAACCCGACGGGGGAACGCTCGCGGCCACGCTGAGTCTGCTCCTGCAGTTCGAGAACGCCCCGTTCTCCACCATCATGGAAGCCCGCGCCGCACTCGAGCCCTCCATCGCGCGGCTGGCGACCACCCGGATCGACGACGCCGGTCTCGAGCGACTCGCCGAGAACCTCCGCGTGGCCCGAGAACAGATAGGCGATCAGGCCGTGTTCTCCGCGCAGTCCGAACGTTTCCACGAGCTGATCGCGTGGGGCTCCGGGAACGCACTCTTCGGGTACCTCTTCGACGCCCTGACGGGCCTCATCGCCGGCGCGTCCATGGGGATCACGTACCCCCGGCGGCAGCGCGAGCTGACCTGCGACATCCACGACGAGATCTACGCCGCGATCGCCGACCGGGACGCCGATGCCGCGTCCCGGCTCATGTCGGTCCACATCCACGAGCACACCACGTATCTCGAGAAGCGGTT
- a CDS encoding PhoH family protein, which translates to MTDTVRTYVLDTSVLLSDPWAVTRFAEHRVVLPIAVIGELEGKRHHPELGYFAREALRLLEDLRLRHGRLDGDLPITDQGGTLRVELNHTDQAILPSGFRNTGEDARILACALNLRAEGLDTVLVSKDVPLRVKAGSVGLPADEYHAQDVVLTGYSGVSNLPATQDLVDTLFSDGGASPLAARAAGLDGETPVHCGIRVQTESSSALARVTDGGGLKLVRGDVEVFGLRGRSAEQRIAIDCLLDESIGIVSLGGRAGTGKSALALCAGLESVLERRRHRKIVVFRPLYAVGGQELGYLPGGEAEKMSPWSQAVFDTLEGLVSENVIDEVMDRDILEVLPLTHIRGRSLHDSFVIVDEAQSLERNVLLTVLSRLGTGSRVVLTHDVAQRDNLRVGRHDGIQAVVEKLKGHPLFAHVTLNRSERSAIAELVTTMLEEFHPGGEPGALRRIHAA; encoded by the coding sequence GTGACCGACACCGTACGTACCTACGTCCTCGACACCTCGGTTCTGCTCTCTGATCCGTGGGCCGTGACCCGCTTCGCCGAGCACCGCGTGGTGCTGCCCATCGCGGTGATCGGGGAGTTGGAGGGCAAGCGTCACCACCCCGAGCTCGGATACTTCGCCCGGGAGGCACTCCGACTCCTCGAGGACCTGCGACTGCGCCACGGACGGCTCGACGGCGATCTGCCCATCACCGACCAGGGCGGCACCCTGAGGGTGGAGCTCAACCACACCGACCAGGCGATACTGCCCTCCGGTTTCCGGAACACCGGGGAGGACGCCCGGATTCTCGCGTGCGCGCTCAACCTCCGCGCGGAAGGCCTCGACACCGTCCTGGTGTCCAAGGACGTGCCCCTGCGGGTCAAGGCCGGCTCGGTGGGCCTGCCCGCCGACGAGTACCACGCCCAGGACGTGGTGCTGACCGGCTACAGCGGGGTCTCCAACCTGCCCGCCACCCAGGACCTCGTGGACACCCTGTTCTCCGACGGCGGGGCCTCTCCGCTCGCGGCCCGGGCCGCCGGCCTGGACGGGGAGACACCGGTGCACTGCGGGATCCGGGTCCAGACCGAGTCGTCGTCGGCGCTGGCCCGCGTCACCGACGGCGGCGGCCTCAAGCTGGTCCGTGGCGATGTCGAGGTGTTCGGCCTGCGCGGCCGGTCCGCGGAGCAGCGCATCGCGATCGACTGCCTGCTCGACGAGTCGATCGGGATCGTCTCCCTCGGCGGGCGGGCCGGCACCGGCAAGTCCGCGCTCGCCCTGTGCGCCGGACTCGAGTCGGTCCTCGAACGTCGCCGCCACCGCAAGATCGTGGTGTTCCGCCCCCTCTACGCCGTCGGCGGCCAGGAGCTCGGATACCTGCCGGGTGGCGAGGCCGAGAAGATGTCCCCGTGGTCACAGGCCGTATTTGACACCCTCGAGGGTCTGGTCAGCGAGAACGTGATCGACGAGGTCATGGACCGGGACATCCTGGAGGTGCTGCCGCTCACCCACATCCGTGGCCGGAGCCTGCACGACTCCTTCGTGATCGTCGACGAGGCGCAGTCCCTCGAGCGCAATGTCCTGCTCACGGTGCTCTCCAGGCTGGGAACGGGCTCGCGGGTCGTGCTCACCCACGATGTGGCCCAGCGGGACAACCTGCGGGTCGGTCGCCACGACGGGATCCAGGCGGTGGTGGAGAAGCTCAAGGGGCATCCGCTGTTCGCGCACGTCACCCTCAACCGCTCGGAGCGCTCGGCCATCGCCGAGCTCGTCACCACCATGCTGGAGGAGTTCCACCCCGGCGGCGAGCCGGGTGCGCTGCGCCGGATCCACGCGGCGTGA
- a CDS encoding MaoC family dehydratase, whose protein sequence is MKVFEGLDQLEAEIGRHVGYSDWMEITQERIDAFAEATGDHQWIHVDPVRAAEGPYGVTIAHGYLTLSLLPVLGAEVMEIRGFRMMINYGLDKVRFPAPVPVGSRIRAGIQLTSLQRKSSGVQLNSLVTVEVEGGDRPAVVAETVRMMVE, encoded by the coding sequence ATGAAGGTGTTCGAGGGGCTCGACCAGCTCGAGGCGGAGATCGGCCGGCACGTGGGCTACAGCGACTGGATGGAGATCACCCAGGAGCGGATCGACGCGTTCGCCGAGGCGACCGGGGACCACCAGTGGATCCACGTCGACCCGGTCCGCGCGGCGGAGGGGCCGTACGGGGTCACCATCGCCCACGGGTACCTCACCCTCTCCCTGCTCCCGGTGCTGGGAGCGGAGGTCATGGAGATCCGGGGCTTCCGGATGATGATCAACTACGGCCTCGACAAGGTGCGGTTCCCGGCGCCGGTGCCGGTGGGGTCGCGCATCCGGGCGGGGATCCAACTCACCTCGCTCCAGCGCAAGTCCTCGGGTGTCCAGCTCAACAGTCTGGTGACCGTCGAGGTCGAGGGCGGGGATCGTCCGGCGGTCGTCGCCGAGACCGTCCGGATGATGGTGGAGTGA
- a CDS encoding acetyl-CoA C-acetyltransferase, with amino-acid sequence MTRGPGPRMAEALADIVVCEPVRTAVGRRHGALAPLGAADLAAAAIAGLVERTGLAATDVDDVILGQCYPNGEAPAIGRVAALDAGLDIRTPGIQIDRRCGSGLQAVLNAAMQVAVGVSDVVIAGGAESMSNSEFYSLGLRGGVRGDRVEFVDRIARGRVTSGGRDHPVAGGMLETAENLRAEYSISRGEQDELAAESQRRAIAAQDGGVFDEEIVPVRVPQRRGDDVVVDTDEHPRRGVTADSLAALRPVRSRVDPDATVTAGNASGENDGAAVCVVTTRGRAAALGLRAYVRPLGWSVTGVHPARMGIGPVSATAELLDTLGLRLADFDLIELNEAFAAQVLACLREWESGFGFTTADRERLNVHGSGISLGHPVGATGTRILTTVCRELARRQGRFALETMCLGGGQGLAAAFERVS; translated from the coding sequence ATGACCCGGGGACCCGGTCCCCGCATGGCGGAGGCCCTGGCCGACATCGTGGTCTGCGAACCCGTGCGCACCGCGGTGGGGCGCCGCCACGGCGCCCTCGCCCCACTCGGGGCCGCCGATCTCGCCGCGGCCGCGATCGCCGGACTGGTCGAGCGGACCGGTCTGGCCGCCACGGACGTCGACGACGTGATCCTGGGGCAGTGCTACCCGAACGGTGAGGCCCCGGCGATCGGACGCGTCGCGGCCCTGGACGCCGGGCTGGACATCCGCACCCCCGGGATCCAGATCGACCGTCGGTGCGGATCCGGTCTGCAGGCCGTGCTCAACGCCGCCATGCAGGTGGCCGTGGGCGTGAGCGACGTGGTGATCGCCGGGGGAGCGGAATCGATGTCGAACAGTGAGTTCTACTCGCTGGGACTGCGTGGTGGGGTCCGCGGCGACCGCGTGGAGTTCGTCGACCGGATTGCGCGAGGCCGGGTGACGTCGGGCGGTCGGGACCACCCGGTGGCCGGCGGGATGCTCGAGACCGCCGAGAACCTCCGCGCCGAGTACTCGATCTCCCGCGGGGAGCAGGACGAGCTGGCGGCCGAGAGCCAGCGGCGCGCGATCGCGGCGCAGGACGGGGGAGTGTTCGACGAGGAGATCGTGCCGGTGCGGGTCCCTCAGCGCAGGGGGGACGACGTCGTCGTCGACACCGACGAGCACCCGCGACGAGGAGTCACCGCCGACTCGCTGGCGGCGCTGCGTCCCGTGCGCTCCCGCGTCGACCCCGACGCGACCGTGACCGCCGGCAACGCCAGCGGTGAGAACGACGGCGCCGCCGTGTGCGTCGTGACCACCCGCGGGCGCGCTGCGGCCCTCGGCCTGCGGGCGTACGTGAGACCGCTGGGCTGGTCGGTGACCGGGGTGCATCCGGCCCGGATGGGGATCGGACCCGTCTCCGCCACCGCCGAACTGCTGGACACACTCGGGTTGCGCCTCGCGGACTTCGACCTGATCGAACTCAACGAGGCCTTCGCCGCCCAGGTCCTGGCGTGCCTGCGCGAGTGGGAGTCCGGGTTCGGCTTCACCACCGCCGACCGCGAGCGGCTCAACGTGCACGGTTCCGGGATCTCTCTCGGTCACCCCGTCGGCGCCACGGGGACACGTATCCTCACCACCGTGTGCCGTGAGCTCGCCCGGAGACAGGGCCGGTTCGCGCTGGAGACGATGTGCCTCGGCGGGGGGCAGGGCCTGGCCGCAGCCTTCGAGAGGGTGTCGTGA
- a CDS encoding MaoC family dehydratase translates to MDRSDAGPVGGPYFDELTVGQVVTDAPSVTLTEGLAAAHQAILGDRLRLPLDHHLAHAVTGGTVAHPGLVTDVAIGQSTVITQRVRANLFYRGLRLFTAPRIGDTVTTRTEVVGLKSTTSRPGRAATGLAALRVTTTDQDGRTVLDFHRCAMVPLAPGVDPESCAHADDLSVIGAGAARPWAAPGGWDLAAYRSAVPGAGDTLPAEGSVLRPGADVVSSAPELARLTMNIAQTHHDARVSGTGRLVYGGHTIGLALSQATRALPAMVTVLGWHSCDHLGPVREGDTLSSELVVGAAVGLAGGGTALDLRSLVTAHRADGEAPVLDWTYTVLMACDGGRG, encoded by the coding sequence ATGGACAGAAGCGACGCCGGTCCCGTCGGCGGCCCCTACTTCGACGAGCTGACGGTGGGGCAGGTCGTCACCGACGCCCCGTCCGTCACCTTGACGGAGGGTCTCGCCGCGGCGCATCAGGCGATCCTCGGCGACCGACTGCGCCTTCCCCTGGACCACCACCTCGCCCACGCCGTGACCGGCGGCACGGTGGCTCACCCCGGGCTGGTCACCGATGTGGCGATAGGCCAGTCCACCGTGATCACCCAGCGCGTCAGGGCCAACCTCTTCTACCGCGGCCTGCGTCTGTTCACCGCGCCCCGGATCGGTGACACGGTGACAACCCGGACGGAGGTCGTGGGTCTCAAGTCCACCACGTCCAGGCCGGGCCGCGCCGCCACCGGGCTGGCCGCACTGCGCGTGACCACCACCGATCAGGACGGACGGACCGTCCTGGACTTCCACCGCTGCGCCATGGTGCCGCTGGCCCCGGGCGTCGACCCGGAATCGTGCGCGCACGCCGACGACCTGTCGGTGATCGGGGCCGGGGCTGCTCGGCCGTGGGCGGCACCCGGCGGGTGGGACCTCGCCGCCTACCGCTCCGCGGTTCCCGGGGCCGGCGACACCCTCCCCGCCGAAGGCTCCGTCCTGCGCCCGGGCGCCGACGTGGTGTCGAGCGCACCGGAGCTGGCCCGGCTCACCATGAACATCGCCCAGACCCATCACGACGCCCGTGTCTCCGGCACCGGCCGGTTGGTCTACGGCGGCCACACCATCGGGCTCGCTCTCTCGCAGGCCACGCGCGCGCTGCCAGCGATGGTCACCGTGCTCGGATGGCACTCGTGCGACCACCTGGGCCCGGTCCGCGAGGGCGACACCCTGAGCAGCGAACTCGTGGTGGGGGCCGCGGTCGGCCTGGCGGGCGGCGGCACCGCGCTGGACCTCAGATCCCTCGTCACCGCACACCGGGCGGACGGCGAGGCACCCGTCCTGGACTGGACGTACACCGTCCTCATGGCCTGCGACGGGGGACGGGGATAA